In Dunckerocampus dactyliophorus isolate RoL2022-P2 chromosome 14, RoL_Ddac_1.1, whole genome shotgun sequence, one DNA window encodes the following:
- the LOC129194038 gene encoding probable vesicular acetylcholine transporter-A, whose product MEESALPPQAPNLAQTAASKLSQMGERTKQLGTAMQDPARQNRLILVIVCVVLLLDNMLYMVIVPIIPDYLEGLQKAADRAQAPLHSNLSNATTHGAAKGNFDVQIGILFASKAIVQLLVNPLSGTFIDRVGYDIPLVIGLSIMFLSTLIFTFAENYATLFVARSMQGIGSAFADTSGIALIADRYTEEAERSKALGIALAFISFGSLAAPPFGGVLYEFAGRRVPFLTLAAVCLIDGIMCLLVLKPFSNRERANMPVGTPIYKLMMDPYIAVVAGALTICNIPLAFLEPTIAKWMEETMRASQWEIGMTWFPAFFPHVLGVFLTVKLAAKYPHLQWFYGAIGMVFIGASSCTVPACKNFGELMIPLCGICFGIAFVDTALLPTLGFLVDVRHVSVYGSVYAIADISYCVAYAMGPVVAGKIVHDLGFVQLNLGMGLANVLYAPALLLLKNVAQMRPSYSERNMLLEDGTSGLYDSIKMEQREKKRKGLCTTIDENGIETFVQRSFSEEESSGGEYA is encoded by the coding sequence ATGGAGGAGAGCGCGCTGCCGCCACAAGCCCCCAACCTGGCGCAGACAGCCGCCTCCAAGCTGTCTCAAATGGGGGAAAGAACTAAACAACTTGGAACCGCCATGCAGGACCCTGCTCGGCAGAACCGGCTCATCCTAGTCATCGTGTGTGTGGTGCTCCTGCTGGACAACATGCTGTATATGGTGATCGTGCCCATCATCCCAGACTACCTGGAGGGGCTGCAAAAGGCGGCAGACCGAGCTCAGGCGCCCCTGCACAGCAACCTCTCCAACGCCACCACGCACGGAGCAGCCAAGGGCAACTTTGACGTGCAGATCGGGATTCTGTTCGCCTCCAAAGCCATCGTGCAGCTGCTGGTCAACCCCCTAAGCGGCACCTTCATCGACAGGGTGGGCTATGACATCCCGCTCGTCATCGGGCTCAGTATCATGTTCCTGTCCACTCTCATCTTCACTTTTGCCGAGAACTACGCCACCTTGTTCGTGGCTCGCAGCATGCAAGGTATCGGCTCGGCCTTCGCCGACACGTCCGGTATCGCCCTGATCGCAGACCGCTACACGGAGGAGGCGGAGCGGAGCAAGGCGCTGGGCATCGCCCTGGCCTTTATCTCCTTTGGGAGCCTTGCAGCGCCCCCTTTCGGCGGGGTCCTCTACGAGTTTGCCGGGAGGCGAGTGCCCTTCCTGACCCTCGCCGCCGTGTGCCTCATTGATGGGATCATGTGCCTCCTGGTGCTCAAGCCCTTCTCCAACCGGGAGAGGGCGAACATGCCGGTGGGCACCCCCATCTACAAGCTCATGATGGACCCCTACATAGCGGTGGTGGCTGGGGCGCTGACCATCTGTAACATCCCCTTAGCCTTCCTGGAGCCCACCATCGCCAAGTGGATGGAGGAGACCATGAGAGCCAGCCAGTGGGAGATCGGCATGACGTGGTTCCCTGCCTTCTTCCCGCACGTCCTGGGGGTGTTCCTCACTGTCAAGCTGGCCGCCAAGTACCCGCACCTACAATGGTTCTACGGGGCCATCGGCATGGTGTTCATCGGGGCCAGCTCCTGCACGGTGCCCGCCTGTAAGAACTTCGGGGAGCTCATGATCCCGCTGTGTGGGATCTGCTTCGGCATCGCCTTCGTGGACACGGCGCTGCTGCCCACGCTGGGCTTCCTGGTGGACGTGCGCCATGTGTCTGTGTACGGCAGCGTGTACGCCATCGCAGACATCTCCTACTGTGTGGCCTACGCCATGGGGCCGGTGGTGGCCGGGAAGATCGTGCACGACTTGGGCTTTGTGCAGCTCAACCTGGGGATGGGTTTGGCCAATGTGCTGTACGCCCcggccctcctcctcctgaagAACGTGGCCCAGATGAGGCCGTCCTACTCTGAGAGGAACATGCTGCTGGAGGACGGCACCTCGGGACTGTACGACTCTATCAAGATGGAGCAGAGGGAAAAGAAGCGGAAAGGTTTGTGCACCACCATCGACGAGAACGGCATCGAGACCTTTGTGCAGCGCTCCTTCTCCGAGGAGGAATCCTCAGGTGGAGAATATGcataa
- the LOC129194318 gene encoding stonustoxin subunit alpha-like has translation MSTDIMEVSSLGRPFTLGMLYDARKDAILPGYILWDEETIQKNTVENSHRSSNFTVTASDSIESRSSLLDVSASIKASFLCGLIEVDGSAKYLNDKKKLKSQSRVTFQYKATTHFKQLSLTSLQELQSYQMDIVEKGIATHVVTGILYGADCVFVFDSERMDGSSIQDVQGRMEAVMKKIPMFTVSGKVDIKLTEEEKALTTRFTCKFFGDLLLKSNPGTFEEAVKTYMELPTLLGQNGENAAPLKVWLLPLKSLNSKAPSPELSLISVSLLRKVQDVLEDGQQMEMRCNDSLEDVVAKHFPEICEALRRFQKLCQYYTSFLRQSMVNKLPLIRDGTKDESELAKVFADKEMCPFSHAALSNWLDSKEREITIMRYCINTMDGINVKFVQSKSELDRVLYAPGVNDVLCFVFTSLESSDPQLEAMAQYLDKCPLQKANNNPWYFTDDVIASMKEKVNTFVGIARPLRDNHSLQFVVTAMANTEHAGASIYHYKNAVLLTDNFSKPDIPSVKDIQDKSALMWYACDLHLDPMTVNYNLALSQDNRMVSRGDRKSYQDSPERFDVCSQVLCTDGLVGRHYWEVEWGGGADQDIAIGVTYRGIPRKGKDCYLGWNPISWTCGIYGAQPFPTIFEYHMSQRKTMVFPGKALKRIGVYLDWPGGSLSFYDVSSDGLTHLYSHYATFSEPLYPGCYIYSPSGHVFFCPVQ, from the exons ATGTCCACCGACATTATGGAAGTGAGCTCACTGGGCCGACCTTTCACCTTGGGAATGCTCTACGATGCCCGCAAAGACGCCATCCTGCCAG GTTACATTCTTTGGGATGAGGAGACAATTCAGAAGAACACGGTAGAGAACTCTCATCGCAGCAGCAACTTCACAGTGACAGCGTCCGACTCCATCGAGTCCCGCTCCTCCCTGCTGGATGTAAGTGCTTCTATCAAGGCCAGCTTCCTGTGCGGTCTGATCGAAGTGGACGGATCTGCCAAGTACCTGAATGACAAGAAGAAACTGAAAAGCCAGAGCAGAGTGACATTTCAGTACAAAGCCACCACCCACTTCAAGCAGCTGTCGCTCACTTCGCTGCAAGAACTGCAGTCCTACCAAATggacattgtggagaagggcatAGCCACACATGTCGTCACAGGCATCCTTTACGGGGCAGACTGTGTCTTTGTGTTTGACAGCGAGAGGATGGATGGCAGCAGCATTCAGGATGTCCAGGGCAGGATGGAGGCGGTCATGAAGAAGATTCCGATGTTTACCGTGAGCGGGAAGGTCGACATCAAGCTGACCGAGGAGGAAAAAGCTCTCACGACGAGGTTCACCTGCAAGTTCTTTGGTGACCTCCTTCTGAAGAGCAACCCTGGAACCTTTGAAGAAGCAGTGAAAACTTACATGGAGCTTCCAACGCTGCTGGGACAAAACGGCGAGAATGCTGCTCCACTGAAGGTTTGGCTCCTGCCCCTGAAGAGTCTGAACTCTAAAGCTCCAAGCCCCGAGCTGAGCCTCATCAGCGTCAGTCTGCTGCGAAAAGTGCAAGATGTTCTAGAAGATGGACAACAGATGGAAATGAGGTGCAACGATTCTCTTGAGGATGTCGTGGCCAAGCATTTTCCTGAGATCTGTGAAGCCTTGAGACGCTTCCAGAAGCTGTGTCAGTATTACACATCGTTTCTCCGACAGTCCATGGTCAACAAACTTCCTCTCATTCGCGACGGCACAAAGGATGAGAGTGAGCTGGCCAAAGTCTTTGCAGACAAAGAGATGTGCCCCTTCAGCCACGCTGCTCTGAGCAACTGGTTGGACAGCAAGGAGCGGGAGATCACCATCATGCGCTACTGCATAAACACTATGGACGGGATAAATGTCAAGTTTGTCCAAAGTAAGTCTGAGCTGGACCGAGTGCTTTATGCTCCGGGGGTCAACGATGTCCTCTGCTTCGTTTTCACGTCCCTGGAAAGCAGCGACCCCCAGCTGGAAGCCATGGCCCAATACCTGGACAAGTGCCCATTacaaaaagcaaacaacaaCCCTTGGTActtcactgatgatgtcatcGCTAGCATGAAAGAGAAGGTCAACACTTTCGTTGGCATTGCCAGACCACTGAGAGACAACCACAGTCTCCAATTTGTCGTCACTGCTATGGCCAACACGGAGCACGCAGGCGCAAGCATCTACCACTACAAGAATGCCGTCCTGCTCACTGACAACTTCTCCAAACCTGACATCCCCTCCGTCAAGGACATACAAGACAAAAGTGCATTAATGTGGT ATGCCTGCGATCTGCACCTGGACCCCATGACGGTAAACTACAATCTTGCCCTCTCGCAAGACAACAGGATGGTGTCTCGTGGGGACCGAAAGAGCTACCAGGACAGTCCAGAACGCTTCGATGTGTGTTCACAGGTGTTGTGCACCGACGGTCTCGTGGGGCGCCATTACTGGGAAGTGGAGTGGGGTGGTGGTGCTGACCAAGATATCGCCATAGGCGTCACATACAGAGGAATCCCGAGGAAAGGAAAGGACTGTTATTTAGGTTGGAACCCCATATCCTGGACCTGTGGCATCTATGGTGCCCAGCCTTTCCCAACAATCTTTGAATATCATATGTCTCAGCGGAAAACCATGGTTTTCCCAGGCAAGGCACTCAAGCGCATTGGCGTGTACCTGGACTGGCCTGGCGGCTCTCTGTCCTTTTATGACGTCTCCTCCGATGGGCTAACTCACCTCTACAGCCACTACGCTACGTTCAGTGAGCCCCTTTATCCAGGATGCTACATCTATTCCCCATCTGGTCATGTGTTCTTCTGCCCCGTCCAGTAG